From the genome of Geminocystis herdmanii PCC 6308, one region includes:
- a CDS encoding IMS domain-containing protein, whose protein sequence is MEISLDYYRILGVPVQADSDLIEQAYHDRIIQLPHKGYTEYAINSRKNIIQQAYDVLSQEESRLEYESSFLASPLERETLDAEDFSTEDSEVFSDTNIDIEESLFVGALIVLLDLGEYELVISLIQPYLLERTPLNIFTEKEEEIPLIFQDLVLTIVLAYLELATEQWQEKQYESASNSLKKSYELLFKEDLFSDLRKEIKQDLGKLLPYEILELLTRENSLISEREKAINSLKSMLKARGGIESKKVDDSGLDIDSFLKFIQQIRVYLTAEEQQNIFEEEAKRPSPAGGYLAAYAGIARGFTERKPEFIIRAKNSLISLTIHQDVYLEQSICALLLGQTAEAEFSLSQSREKQVISYIQEMSQDSPDLLPGLCIYTEKWLQTEVFPQFKNLSKTNPSLQDYFADDRVQTYLEKINLPLSPELPENESSLELELPLTEKKDSSYSFSQFNALKEQTDYEEQIINQTYSENHSSNVEIDTSESTLEIENLSLLVENNPSENEDDLVGLDDFLSSEVEQEKVHHNNMLVIEKEIPLPKVSSSADTDLDKDNNNQFLIIASVILLLLFGSIGVFASRMLFKGETEIIKLEISLSEPLIELPSLTPPPMETGKLNNDTALEIINQWLKAKVNATGPEYNTSELSKILTEPLLSKWVGNSRDLRSRNAYRRYEHKVSIESAEVNPQDETQGVITAKVEEKSQYYRNGALVPSLSYQDNLSLTYDVIKNGNQWLIKDVKIRN, encoded by the coding sequence GTGGAAATTTCTTTAGATTATTATCGTATTCTCGGTGTCCCTGTTCAGGCTGACTCAGACTTGATTGAACAAGCCTATCACGATCGTATTATTCAACTTCCCCATAAAGGTTATACGGAATATGCTATCAATTCTCGGAAAAACATAATTCAACAAGCATACGATGTTTTAAGTCAAGAAGAATCTCGTTTAGAATATGAGTCATCTTTTTTAGCTTCTCCTTTAGAAAGGGAAACATTAGATGCTGAAGATTTTTCGACGGAAGATTCTGAGGTTTTTTCTGATACCAATATTGATATTGAAGAAAGTTTATTTGTTGGTGCTTTAATTGTTTTATTAGATTTAGGAGAATATGAGTTAGTTATTAGCTTAATTCAACCTTATTTACTGGAGCGAACCCCACTTAATATTTTCACAGAGAAAGAAGAAGAAATTCCCCTAATTTTTCAAGATTTAGTATTGACGATCGTCTTAGCTTATTTAGAATTAGCTACAGAACAATGGCAGGAAAAACAATATGAATCTGCCTCTAATTCTTTGAAAAAATCCTATGAATTACTCTTTAAAGAAGACTTATTTAGCGATTTAAGAAAAGAAATTAAACAGGATTTAGGGAAGTTATTACCCTATGAGATATTAGAATTGTTGACCAGAGAAAATAGTCTTATTTCGGAAAGAGAAAAAGCAATTAATTCTTTAAAGTCGATGTTAAAAGCAAGAGGGGGAATAGAAAGCAAAAAAGTAGATGATTCAGGATTAGATATTGATAGTTTTTTAAAATTTATTCAACAAATTAGAGTTTATTTAACCGCAGAAGAACAACAAAATATTTTTGAAGAAGAAGCAAAACGTCCTTCTCCTGCTGGGGGTTATTTAGCCGCCTATGCTGGAATAGCGAGGGGATTTACTGAAAGAAAACCAGAGTTTATTATTCGGGCGAAAAATAGTCTTATTTCTTTGACGATTCATCAAGATGTCTATTTAGAGCAGTCTATTTGTGCTTTATTATTAGGACAAACAGCAGAAGCAGAATTTTCTTTAAGTCAAAGTCGAGAAAAACAGGTAATTAGCTATATTCAAGAAATGTCTCAGGATTCCCCTGATTTGTTACCCGGGTTGTGTATTTATACAGAAAAATGGTTACAAACGGAAGTTTTCCCTCAATTTAAAAATCTGAGTAAAACAAATCCTTCTCTACAAGATTATTTTGCGGACGATCGAGTACAAACTTACTTAGAAAAAATTAATCTTCCTCTCTCGCCAGAATTACCAGAAAATGAATCATCCTTAGAATTAGAGTTACCTCTTACGGAAAAAAAAGATTCCTCCTATTCTTTTAGTCAGTTTAACGCTTTAAAAGAACAAACGGACTATGAAGAACAAATTATTAACCAAACTTATTCTGAAAACCACTCTTCTAATGTGGAAATTGATACTTCTGAGAGTACATTGGAAATTGAAAATCTTTCTTTGTTGGTGGAGAATAACCCCTCAGAAAATGAGGATGATTTAGTGGGATTGGATGATTTTTTATCTTCAGAAGTGGAACAAGAAAAAGTACACCATAATAATATGTTGGTAATAGAGAAAGAAATTCCTTTACCAAAAGTATCTTCATCGGCGGATACAGATTTAGATAAAGATAATAATAATCAGTTTTTAATTATTGCTTCCGTCATTTTACTCTTATTATTTGGTTCGATCGGGGTTTTTGCTTCCCGAATGTTATTTAAGGGGGAAACAGAAATAATTAAGCTAGAAATTTCATTATCTGAACCATTAATCGAATTACCTAGCCTTACGCCTCCTCCTATGGAAACGGGTAAGTTAAATAATGATACTGCTTTGGAAATTATTAATCAATGGTTAAAAGCTAAGGTTAATGCTACTGGACCTGAATATAATACTAGTGAGTTGAGTAAAATATTAACTGAACCTTTGTTATCTAAATGGGTGGGAAATAGCCGAGATTTGCGTAGTCGTAATGCCTATCGCCGTTACGAACATAAGGTTTCGATCGAATCTGCGGAAGTTAACCCCCAAGATGAAACCCAAGGAGTCATTACTGCCAAAGTGGAAGAAAAATCTCAATACTATCGTAATGGTGCATTAGTACCAAGTTTATCCTATCAAGATAATTTATCTCTCACCTACGATGTAATTAAAAACGGAAATCAATGGTTAATTAAAGACGTGAAAATTAGGAATTAA
- a CDS encoding DMT family transporter, protein MQFKLNYNSSFFTPIILITPFFLWGTAMVAMKGVIHQTTPLFMAGVRIFPAGFLVLFVAIALGKSQPKTWQSWAWISLFALVDGCLFQGFIAEGLQRTTAGLGSVMIDSQPLAVAIMSRWLFKEIIGFWGWLGLTIGIIGISLIGLPDEWIINGWQGNFSSIDFNWQNLFNNGEWLMLLASLSMAVGTIMIPYVSRHVDAVIATGWHLVLGGFVLLILSFQLESEQYTNLDLSAWLSLTYATIFGSAIAYGVFFFLASKGNLTSLSALTFLTPIFALTFGNLILGETLSTLQWQGVYLTLVSIYLINQREKINEFITPKYAKFKIIVKNKITPNN, encoded by the coding sequence ATGCAGTTCAAACTTAACTATAATTCATCTTTTTTCACTCCTATAATACTTATAACTCCTTTTTTTCTATGGGGTACAGCAATGGTAGCAATGAAAGGAGTTATCCATCAAACAACCCCTTTATTTATGGCAGGAGTGCGTATTTTTCCGGCTGGATTTTTAGTATTATTTGTGGCGATCGCCTTAGGAAAATCACAACCGAAAACGTGGCAGAGTTGGGCATGGATTAGTTTATTTGCTTTAGTAGATGGTTGCCTGTTTCAAGGATTTATCGCCGAAGGTTTACAAAGAACTACAGCAGGATTAGGCTCTGTGATGATTGACTCTCAACCCCTAGCAGTTGCCATTATGTCTCGTTGGTTGTTTAAAGAAATTATTGGGTTTTGGGGCTGGTTAGGCTTAACCATTGGCATTATCGGTATTAGTTTAATTGGTTTACCTGACGAATGGATTATTAATGGGTGGCAAGGCAATTTTAGCAGTATCGATTTCAATTGGCAGAATCTATTTAACAACGGAGAATGGTTGATGTTATTGGCTTCCTTGTCTATGGCAGTGGGTACAATTATGATTCCCTATGTTTCCCGTCATGTGGATGCCGTAATCGCAACGGGTTGGCATTTAGTTTTAGGAGGATTCGTTTTATTAATTTTGAGTTTTCAATTGGAATCCGAACAATATACGAATTTGGATTTATCGGCTTGGTTATCTTTAACTTATGCGACTATTTTTGGGAGTGCCATCGCCTACGGAGTCTTCTTTTTTCTTGCCTCCAAAGGAAATCTTACCAGTTTAAGTGCTTTAACTTTTTTAACTCCTATATTTGCCTTAACCTTTGGAAATTTAATTTTAGGTGAAACCCTTTCTACTCTACAATGGCAAGGAGTATATTTAACTTTAGTTAGTATTTATTTGATTAATCAACGGGAAAAAATCAACGAATTTATTACCCCTAAATATGCTAAATTTAAAATTATAGTTAAAAATAAAATTACTCCTAATAATTAG
- a CDS encoding pentapeptide repeat-containing protein has translation MNVDEMLRLYDQGQRDFSQIDLCKEDLIQANLTQINLSRADLNWANLSGSDFSGANLARSNLTHSRIISAKLIGTDLSYGDLTYTDLSWANLNGANFTRANLSYGNLSKSSLANANFSYANLTNCNLTGANFAGANFTKTDLSGANLSGVNLTGADFTRADLSEANLQGCDLTEANFRRADLTAIQLRNADLSEAILQGANLEKANLRGANFTGAILRNTNINQVKLSELNLKLPSKNKIIFWGANLRETNLEKAIFKNAILSHALLQKANLEESCLHRCNMIEVILIDGDLKGVNLRNSALNGVNLTGTTMADGSIHP, from the coding sequence ATGAATGTCGATGAAATGCTCCGATTATATGATCAAGGGCAACGAGATTTTAGTCAAATTGATCTATGTAAAGAAGATTTAATTCAAGCAAATTTAACCCAAATTAACTTAAGTCGAGCAGATTTGAATTGGGCAAATTTAAGCGGTAGTGATTTTAGTGGGGCAAATTTAGCTCGATCGAACTTAACCCATAGTCGCATCATCAGTGCTAAACTCATTGGCACAGACTTGAGCTATGGCGACTTAACCTATACCGACTTGAGTTGGGCAAACTTAAACGGTGCTAATTTCACTAGGGCAAACTTAAGTTATGGTAATCTCAGTAAATCTTCTTTAGCTAACGCCAATTTTAGTTATGCAAACTTGACGAATTGTAATTTAACGGGAGCAAATTTTGCAGGAGCAAACTTCACAAAAACAGACTTATCAGGAGCAAATTTAAGTGGCGTTAATTTGACAGGTGCAGACTTTACCAGAGCAGATTTATCAGAAGCAAATCTTCAAGGATGTGACTTAACAGAAGCTAATTTTCGGAGGGCAGATTTAACCGCAATTCAACTGCGAAATGCTGATTTAAGTGAAGCCATTTTACAAGGAGCAAATTTAGAAAAAGCCAATCTTCGAGGAGCAAATTTTACGGGAGCAATATTACGCAACACAAATATTAATCAAGTTAAATTATCAGAATTAAATCTAAAATTACCTAGCAAAAATAAAATTATTTTTTGGGGTGCAAATTTACGAGAAACAAACCTAGAAAAAGCTATTTTTAAAAATGCTATTTTAAGTCATGCTCTTTTGCAAAAAGCCAATTTAGAAGAAAGTTGTTTGCATCGATGCAATATGATTGAAGTGATTTTAATAGATGGAGATTTAAAAGGAGTAAACTTGCGCAATAGTGCCTTGAATGGTGTTAACTTAACTGGTACAACTATGGCTGATGGTTCGATTCATCCATAA
- a CDS encoding tyrosine-type recombinase/integrase, whose protein sequence is MLRHSCGFYLASQGYDTRVIQAYLGHKNIQHTVRYTEISPKRFQGFWMD, encoded by the coding sequence ATGTTACGTCATAGCTGTGGTTTTTATTTAGCGAGTCAAGGTTATGATACCAGAGTAATTCAGGCTTACTTAGGGCATAAAAACATTCAGCATACAGTTCGCTATACTGAAATTTCACCAAAACGTTTTCAAGGTTTCTGGATGGATTAA